The Aureispira anguillae genome contains a region encoding:
- the smpB gene encoding SsrA-binding protein SmpB, translating into MNLKKNIEIINKKATHEYSFIYTLEAGIILQGTEIKSIRSGKVNMSDAYCIVKSGELYVNNMHISEYKYGTYNNHIPKRPRKLLVNKFELKKLHGKVKEQGFSIVPYRIFISERGFAKLEIALAKGKKSYDKRDALKARDSKRDLDRMRKKYQ; encoded by the coding sequence ATGAATTTAAAAAAAAACATAGAAATCATTAATAAAAAAGCTACTCATGAATATAGCTTTATTTATACGCTAGAAGCAGGCATCATATTACAAGGAACGGAGATCAAATCGATTCGATCGGGCAAAGTCAATATGAGTGATGCTTATTGCATCGTCAAATCGGGCGAGCTCTATGTCAATAACATGCATATTTCTGAGTACAAATATGGAACGTATAACAACCATATTCCCAAACGTCCTCGAAAGCTTCTCGTTAATAAATTTGAACTTAAAAAACTACACGGTAAGGTTAAAGAACAAGGGTTTTCTATTGTTCCTTATCGCATATTTATTTCCGAACGAGGCTTTGCAAAATTAGAAATTGCTTTGGCAAAAGGTAAAAAGAGCTATGATAAACGAGATGCGCTTAAAGCTCGTGATTCAAAACGTGACTTAGATCGTATGAGAAAGAAATACCAGTAA
- a CDS encoding metal-dependent transcriptional regulator: protein MAISPTEENYLKAIFKLSGKDNETVATNAIALSMNTAAASVTDMLKRLTEKGYVLYEKYKGARLSKKGKDAAVQLLRKHRLWETFMVDKLNFSWDEVHEVAEQLEHIQSQKLIDRLDDFLGFPKFDPHGDPIPDKHGHFEHHNPAFLSEVLVGQQAIIVGVKEHSSPFLQYLQQYNLVLGTVVEVLSVFEYDQSLLVKIQNQTEHTITHKVAQNLYIKRP from the coding sequence ATGGCCATCTCTCCTACAGAAGAAAACTATCTAAAAGCTATTTTTAAATTGTCGGGCAAAGACAATGAAACCGTTGCAACCAATGCGATTGCTTTATCCATGAATACTGCTGCTGCTTCTGTAACAGATATGCTAAAACGCCTCACCGAAAAGGGCTATGTTTTGTATGAAAAATACAAAGGTGCTCGTTTAAGCAAAAAAGGAAAAGATGCCGCCGTACAATTACTGAGAAAACATCGTTTATGGGAAACCTTTATGGTGGATAAGTTGAATTTTTCTTGGGATGAAGTACACGAAGTAGCAGAACAATTAGAACATATTCAATCTCAAAAATTAATCGATCGATTGGATGACTTTTTAGGCTTTCCTAAGTTTGATCCACATGGTGATCCCATCCCTGACAAACATGGTCATTTTGAACACCATAACCCTGCTTTTCTTTCTGAAGTGTTGGTTGGTCAGCAGGCAATTATTGTTGGAGTTAAAGAACATTCAAGCCCTTTTTTGCAGTATTTACAACAATATAATTTAGTGCTTGGAACAGTCGTTGAAGTACTTTCTGTATTTGAGTACGACCAATCTCTTTTAGTTAAGATACAAAATCAAACAGAACATACCATTACCCACAAAGTTGCCCAAAATTTATACATCAAACGCCCTTAA
- the tatC gene encoding twin-arginine translocase subunit TatC, protein MLTLLNYLRVHDMPDTATTTTTVTTEEKEMSFVEHLEELRIHLIRVAISVCISAVFVFFAKEFIFKQVLFGPLNKDFLTYQLMCQLSQWMEWGDKMCYSPPTVDLVTLDMGEAFLLHIKVCIMGGFIIAFPFVLWEFWKFVKPGLYPKERKAANGVVAVSSFLFLVGICFGYFILAPFAINFLIGYELPMINAANSNNLIKATSLINYMIMFTMPVGIIFELPIIIYYLSKMGLVTDAFMREYRRHAIVLILVVAAFVTPPDIMTQVIIGIPIYILYELSIQIAAKQTKKREAEMNS, encoded by the coding sequence TTGCTGACTCTTTTAAATTATTTACGAGTCCACGATATGCCTGATACCGCCACAACAACAACAACTGTTACTACAGAAGAAAAAGAGATGTCTTTTGTAGAGCACCTAGAAGAACTACGCATCCATTTAATTCGGGTAGCAATAAGTGTTTGTATCTCGGCAGTTTTTGTTTTTTTTGCCAAAGAATTCATTTTTAAGCAAGTACTCTTTGGACCACTCAACAAAGACTTTCTAACCTATCAATTAATGTGTCAACTGTCTCAGTGGATGGAATGGGGAGATAAAATGTGCTATAGTCCTCCTACTGTCGATTTGGTAACACTAGATATGGGAGAGGCTTTTTTATTGCACATCAAAGTCTGTATCATGGGAGGTTTTATTATAGCCTTTCCCTTTGTTTTGTGGGAGTTCTGGAAATTTGTAAAACCTGGTTTATACCCCAAAGAACGCAAAGCTGCCAATGGAGTCGTTGCCGTGAGCAGTTTCCTTTTCTTAGTAGGAATTTGTTTTGGGTATTTTATACTAGCTCCTTTTGCCATTAATTTTTTGATCGGGTATGAACTGCCAATGATTAATGCAGCCAATAGTAATAATCTAATTAAAGCAACTTCTTTAATTAACTATATGATTATGTTTACCATGCCAGTAGGCATTATCTTTGAGCTTCCGATTATTATCTATTATCTTTCAAAAATGGGCTTGGTAACCGATGCCTTTATGCGAGAATATAGACGACATGCTATCGTCTTAATTTTAGTCGTTGCTGCCTTTGTTACTCCTCCCGACATCATGACGCAGGTTATTATAGGTATTCCAATTTATATTCTATATGAGCTTAGTATTCAAATTGCTGCTAAACAAACTAAAAAACGGGAAGCAGAAATGAATAGTTAA
- a CDS encoding Crp/Fnr family transcriptional regulator codes for MEELIQQIASKIKLSPELKASIKELFIEQKVPKKTQLLREFQYCQNLYFLSKGTVRTFYYHEDKIITSWFYNEGNFFSSWYSFYLQKPSFEYVEVVEDSTIYKISYDNYQLLLDRHSDFERFGRLLAEEYTAFIDQYSKGYMFLSAKERYQLLLTYFPDIELRVKLGDIASFLGITQETLSRIRSRK; via the coding sequence ATGGAAGAATTAATTCAACAAATAGCCTCAAAAATTAAGTTGTCGCCTGAGTTAAAAGCATCTATAAAAGAACTATTTATAGAGCAAAAAGTACCCAAAAAAACGCAACTATTACGGGAGTTTCAGTACTGTCAAAATTTATATTTTTTATCAAAGGGAACAGTACGTACATTCTATTACCATGAAGACAAAATAATTACTTCTTGGTTTTATAATGAGGGAAATTTTTTCTCATCTTGGTATAGCTTTTATTTGCAAAAACCTAGCTTTGAGTATGTTGAGGTAGTTGAGGATTCTACAATTTATAAGATTAGTTATGATAATTATCAACTACTATTAGACCGTCATAGCGACTTTGAACGTTTTGGACGATTATTAGCAGAAGAATACACGGCATTTATCGATCAATATTCAAAAGGCTATATGTTTTTGTCTGCTAAAGAAAGGTATCAACTGTTACTGACTTATTTTCCTGACATTGAATTGCGAGTTAAATTAGGAGATATTGCTTCTTTTTTGGGAATTACACAAGAAACATTAAGCCGTATTCGATCTAGAAAATAG
- a CDS encoding GyrI-like domain-containing protein: MKKIKWRSILALLLIITIIYFNWTWGWSIVFLLWLIPDLLTGVTFLMEPIERKENPILYWAILLVWGVLSVLLLLDEFAPQTLPKGWSSADTDLYISQQDGSYTIDYKKHLEEKDTLFYKSHISNGFNVVGISTLTTFKNNEVDYTLKELWEAFGQEDISAVIPDIIDDKIYVIQSDFDKEKAGYFTLTIGYKTASLNTIYEGLNGVSVKPSKYAVVEMTEQPVEQLGFVWEKIALSDLPATNLNNVEVYHYDFENKQTTKIDVWVAVPTKKEDFKPIESSLVSMPKDSLGDTSTVVKAQKLKTPYQAPKDRLSKEEPIKTQVIYPTQKQNSFTIVGLQDRTKHGDEKAMNQCIGALWEAFFQKNYAKHIYDIIDYDKIYVSYTNYTEEEVTITLGYRTKSGTEFNRKKNLKSSLIPTNDYYHLEIDGASTDYSGKDWAVLDEVMAYRAATSADFEVYTFDEKYNITKAYLWIGKN, translated from the coding sequence ATGAAGAAAATTAAATGGAGGTCCATTTTAGCTTTACTATTAATTATTACCATCATCTATTTTAATTGGACATGGGGATGGTCAATTGTATTTTTATTATGGTTAATACCTGATCTCTTGACAGGGGTGACTTTTTTGATGGAACCAATAGAACGGAAGGAAAACCCAATTTTGTATTGGGCTATTTTATTGGTTTGGGGCGTATTGAGTGTATTGCTTCTTTTGGATGAATTTGCCCCACAAACCTTGCCTAAAGGTTGGAGTTCAGCAGATACGGATCTATATATAAGTCAACAGGATGGTAGTTATACCATAGACTATAAAAAGCATTTGGAGGAAAAAGATACCTTGTTTTATAAGAGCCATATCTCTAATGGGTTTAATGTTGTAGGAATTTCGACTTTGACAACCTTTAAAAATAATGAGGTAGATTATACTTTAAAAGAACTGTGGGAAGCCTTTGGGCAAGAAGATATTTCAGCCGTTATTCCTGACATTATTGACGATAAAATTTATGTGATACAGTCTGATTTTGATAAAGAAAAAGCAGGATATTTTACCTTGACTATTGGTTACAAAACGGCTAGCCTCAATACTATTTACGAAGGATTAAATGGAGTAAGCGTAAAACCTTCAAAATATGCCGTTGTAGAAATGACAGAGCAACCAGTTGAACAACTTGGTTTTGTATGGGAAAAAATCGCCTTGTCAGATTTGCCTGCCACCAATCTCAATAATGTAGAGGTTTATCATTATGATTTTGAGAACAAACAAACGACTAAAATAGATGTTTGGGTTGCTGTACCGACAAAAAAAGAAGATTTTAAACCAATTGAATCTTCGCTAGTAAGTATGCCAAAAGATAGTTTAGGGGATACCTCTACTGTGGTAAAAGCACAAAAACTAAAAACACCTTACCAAGCTCCCAAGGATAGATTGAGCAAAGAAGAACCGATTAAGACTCAGGTTATCTATCCTACCCAAAAACAGAACTCCTTTACAATTGTGGGGCTCCAAGATAGAACAAAACATGGAGATGAAAAGGCTATGAATCAATGTATAGGAGCATTGTGGGAAGCATTTTTTCAAAAGAATTATGCGAAGCATATTTATGACATTATAGATTATGACAAAATTTATGTTAGCTACACCAATTATACAGAGGAGGAAGTTACCATAACGCTAGGGTATCGAACAAAATCTGGAACGGAATTTAATCGTAAGAAAAACTTAAAAAGTAGCCTAATCCCCACTAATGACTATTATCACTTGGAAATTGATGGCGCATCTACTGACTATAGCGGAAAGGATTGGGCGGTTTTGGATGAGGTAATGGCGTATCGTGCTGCTACAAGTGCCGATTTTGAGGTGTATACATTTGATGAAAAATACAATATAACAAAAGCCTATCTATGGATTGGCAAAAACTAA
- a CDS encoding aromatic ring-hydroxylating oxygenase subunit alpha, whose amino-acid sequence MDGKKGMPILPVEAYTSQEWFEQEQELIFGNTWQFAGLIEDIQDPGDYITVQCGRQNILVVKGRDQRLRAFHNLCRHRGTQLLRAVGKKQKALTCPYHDWSYDLSGQLINVPEKEKEFPDLELDKICLHKAAVDIWRGMLWVHPDPKAMPITEWFKGCKEHLGPHQPQRLIEYPDTRYEKEIKANWKIVVENYIDVYHLAHLHSHTLNMYDHSKAKFGFVGDHYMFWEPLAKAYFDHLDELIPFKRIQEMTDEYIGAYVPWLFPSVGLAEGESSWSIFQVIPLAADRTKVIVRSKMEEMSDWEYYKQGEKSKKNWKRILGLSTKYESTDPNDPMASGDFMEEDIYVCEQQQKSLKNPLLSVMHTAQNGESTIRDFQKIVQKWMQPNRKK is encoded by the coding sequence ATGGATGGAAAAAAAGGAATGCCTATTTTGCCAGTAGAGGCTTATACTTCTCAAGAATGGTTTGAACAAGAGCAAGAATTAATTTTTGGTAATACTTGGCAGTTTGCTGGTTTAATAGAAGATATTCAAGATCCAGGAGATTATATTACGGTGCAATGTGGTCGCCAAAATATACTAGTCGTCAAGGGCAGAGATCAGCGGTTAAGAGCTTTTCACAATTTATGTCGCCATAGAGGAACACAATTATTGCGTGCTGTTGGCAAAAAACAAAAAGCCTTAACCTGCCCTTATCATGACTGGAGCTATGATTTGTCAGGACAACTGATTAATGTTCCTGAAAAAGAAAAAGAATTTCCTGATTTAGAATTGGATAAAATTTGCTTGCACAAAGCGGCTGTAGATATTTGGAGAGGAATGCTTTGGGTGCATCCTGACCCTAAGGCAATGCCGATTACCGAATGGTTTAAAGGGTGTAAAGAGCACCTTGGTCCTCATCAGCCTCAACGCTTAATAGAGTATCCAGATACTCGTTATGAAAAAGAGATTAAAGCCAATTGGAAAATTGTTGTAGAGAACTATATTGATGTTTATCATTTGGCACATCTACACTCGCACACCTTAAATATGTACGATCATTCAAAGGCAAAATTTGGTTTTGTTGGAGATCACTATATGTTTTGGGAGCCTCTTGCCAAGGCTTATTTTGACCATTTGGATGAACTCATCCCTTTTAAGCGAATTCAAGAAATGACAGATGAATACATCGGCGCTTATGTTCCTTGGCTTTTTCCAAGTGTTGGTTTGGCAGAGGGAGAGTCAAGTTGGTCTATTTTTCAGGTGATTCCATTGGCAGCCGATCGTACCAAAGTCATTGTTCGTTCAAAAATGGAAGAAATGAGTGATTGGGAATATTATAAACAAGGAGAAAAGTCCAAGAAGAATTGGAAACGAATTTTAGGATTATCGACCAAATATGAATCTACTGATCCTAACGACCCTATGGCAAGTGGCGATTTTATGGAAGAGGATATTTATGTCTGTGAGCAACAACAAAAGTCACTTAAAAATCCACTGTTGAGTGTAATGCATACCGCTCAAAATGGAGAAAGTACAATTCGTGATTTTCAAAAAATTGTACAAAAATGGATGCAACCCAATCGCAAAAAATAA
- a CDS encoding ferredoxin--NADP reductase, which produces MSMEFNDLVVTAVHKPIKEAITVTFELPTALQTASSYQYYAGQHLILKLHIDGTEFRRCYSLNSCPYSDASLQITIKRVKGGVVSNYLNDQLQVGDKVSVSTPQGRFFANINANAYKSYFLFAAGSGITPIISILKSVLETSKDALVYLFYGNTDQDSIIFKEELDEIAQNYPDQVGIVYTLSAPKVWTTWETWKGKKGRIDASSVEWFINQHPPIAQQTEYYSCGPGAMNTTVKNTLLELGIPKELIHIEQFGATEELSNEMEGVDKAQLTVSLDRQSHQLKMTKGKTILETLKAAEVASPYSCESGVCGTCVATLVKGEVVMKSCMALDDEELKKGLILTCRALPKTEEIEVKFER; this is translated from the coding sequence ATGTCAATGGAATTTAATGATTTAGTCGTTACAGCAGTTCATAAGCCAATCAAGGAAGCCATAACGGTAACTTTTGAATTGCCCACAGCACTACAGACGGCTTCTAGTTATCAATATTATGCTGGACAGCACCTAATACTTAAGCTTCACATTGATGGAACAGAGTTTCGGAGATGTTATTCTTTAAATAGTTGCCCTTATAGTGATGCCTCGTTACAAATAACGATCAAGCGAGTCAAAGGAGGTGTTGTCTCTAATTACCTGAATGACCAACTACAAGTTGGAGATAAGGTCTCGGTGTCAACTCCCCAAGGTAGATTTTTTGCAAACATAAATGCCAACGCTTATAAAAGCTATTTTTTATTTGCAGCAGGCAGTGGCATAACGCCAATTATTTCTATTCTAAAATCTGTATTAGAAACCTCTAAAGATGCTTTGGTTTACTTATTTTATGGAAATACAGATCAGGATAGTATTATTTTTAAAGAGGAGCTAGATGAAATAGCACAAAATTACCCAGACCAAGTGGGGATTGTTTATACCTTAAGTGCCCCTAAAGTTTGGACAACGTGGGAAACATGGAAGGGAAAAAAAGGAAGAATTGATGCCTCCTCAGTAGAATGGTTTATTAATCAACATCCTCCAATTGCACAGCAGACAGAGTATTATAGTTGTGGTCCTGGTGCTATGAATACCACAGTTAAAAACACCTTGCTGGAATTAGGCATTCCCAAAGAGTTGATTCATATTGAGCAATTTGGAGCAACTGAGGAGCTTTCTAATGAGATGGAAGGAGTTGACAAGGCTCAACTGACGGTTTCGCTGGATAGGCAATCGCATCAGTTGAAGATGACAAAGGGCAAAACAATTTTAGAAACGCTCAAAGCAGCAGAGGTAGCATCTCCTTATTCTTGTGAGAGTGGTGTTTGTGGTACTTGTGTAGCAACGTTAGTAAAGGGAGAAGTTGTGATGAAATCTTGTATGGCATTGGATGATGAGGAACTAAAAAAAGGATTAATTTTGACTTGTCGTGCACTGCCTAAAACAGAAGAAATAGAGGTGAAATTTGAACGCTAA
- a CDS encoding Ppx/GppA phosphatase family protein, producing the protein MKIAVIDCGTNTFTLSLFEVDSKGHFKRTFKDRHYVDLAEEGIHTIGPKAFQRGVDAFRSFGCFLQDYPNIKTIALGTAALRQASNQAAFIEAAKAVSGITIQVIDGAKEASLIYKGVRLAAPLGESPSLIMDIGGGSVEFIIADNQQVYWAKSYPIGVAVLFDQFHQSDPINTMEIQALNQYLEGMLADLVALLPSYPIEYLVGASGSFDVLDNMIGSKEAGQPFGYIDAKDFDVTQKQLVGASFEQRLKMKNLTSTRAKLIVMSVLLIDFIHKKIDTDHLIVSEHAMREGLVYEFLHT; encoded by the coding sequence ATGAAAATAGCTGTTATTGATTGCGGAACAAACACCTTTACCTTAAGTCTGTTTGAAGTAGATTCAAAAGGTCATTTTAAACGAACCTTCAAGGATCGACATTATGTAGACCTAGCCGAAGAGGGGATTCATACCATTGGTCCCAAAGCTTTTCAACGAGGCGTTGATGCCTTTCGTTCTTTTGGCTGCTTTTTGCAAGATTATCCCAATATCAAAACGATTGCCCTAGGAACTGCGGCACTACGACAAGCCAGTAACCAAGCGGCCTTTATTGAAGCAGCAAAAGCAGTATCTGGGATCACCATTCAGGTTATTGATGGAGCCAAAGAAGCCTCTTTGATTTACAAGGGTGTTCGGCTTGCCGCTCCTCTGGGGGAATCTCCTTCTCTCATCATGGATATTGGCGGCGGTAGTGTTGAATTTATCATCGCTGACAACCAACAGGTTTATTGGGCAAAAAGTTACCCGATTGGCGTTGCCGTTTTATTTGATCAGTTTCATCAATCTGACCCCATCAACACAATGGAGATACAAGCACTTAACCAATACCTTGAAGGTATGCTTGCTGATCTAGTTGCTCTCCTCCCTTCTTATCCAATAGAGTATTTGGTGGGAGCCTCTGGATCATTTGATGTTTTAGATAATATGATTGGTAGTAAAGAAGCAGGGCAACCCTTTGGTTATATTGATGCCAAAGACTTTGATGTTACTCAAAAACAACTTGTTGGTGCTAGTTTTGAACAACGACTTAAGATGAAAAACCTAACTTCTACTCGTGCCAAACTCATTGTTATGTCAGTTCTATTAATTGATTTTATCCACAAAAAAATTGACACCGATCATTTGATTGTTTCTGAACATGCTATGCGAGAAGGATTAGTTTACGAATTTTTACATACATAG
- a CDS encoding TetR/AcrR family transcriptional regulator produces the protein MGRKPLDKERVDDPYVKEAWVKELATLYLQYGLGKFTMDKIAKKLNISKATLYKYFSSKDEIIDAVVKHKIQEIIYLEDLLADDNIDFSERFFEIIKTASIMLAEISGQFLHDTKVKHPELFHKMDAFSDRALYAAQKFYQQGIEMGVLNDIDPKILALTDKMFIQAVSNPKFLQEHGISIKEAFDSYFLMKSKGIFK, from the coding sequence ATGGGTAGAAAACCACTAGACAAAGAACGAGTTGATGATCCCTATGTCAAAGAAGCATGGGTTAAAGAGCTTGCTACCTTATATCTGCAATATGGTCTAGGGAAATTTACCATGGATAAGATTGCTAAAAAACTAAATATTAGCAAAGCTACTCTATACAAATACTTCTCCTCCAAAGATGAAATCATTGATGCGGTTGTCAAACACAAAATTCAAGAGATTATTTATCTTGAAGATTTATTGGCTGATGATAACATCGATTTTTCGGAGCGCTTTTTTGAAATTATAAAAACGGCCTCTATCATGTTGGCTGAGATTTCGGGGCAGTTTTTGCACGATACAAAGGTCAAACACCCTGAATTATTTCACAAAATGGATGCATTTAGCGATAGGGCACTTTACGCTGCTCAAAAATTTTATCAACAGGGAATAGAGATGGGAGTGTTAAATGATATCGATCCTAAAATACTTGCGCTTACCGACAAAATGTTTATCCAAGCCGTTTCCAACCCTAAGTTTTTGCAAGAACATGGCATTTCTATAAAAGAAGCCTTTGATAGTTATTTTTTGATGAAAAGTAAAGGCATTTTTAAATAA
- a CDS encoding sterol desaturase family protein translates to MWEFIQPVLAFKNPVAFAVPIFALLIAIEAYLNYKERADNYLLPDAVASISMGLGSVIIDLLTKSIALASFWLIYNHYGIWKEALSYTVLGWVLLFFLDDFTFYWHHRFSHQIRVLWAAHVNHHSSQHYNLSTALRQSWAELFYKYIWYIWLPFLGFHPIMILTQLSISLIYQFWIHTKYIQRFPRWFEFIFNTPSHHRVHHAKNIIYLDRNHAGILIIWDRMFGTFMEEDPNEPVIYGITTNIDTYNPLRIASHEFINLGKDIRKAPSLMDKLKYIFLPPGWSHDGSTATADEMRAEWEKQQSS, encoded by the coding sequence ATGTGGGAATTTATTCAACCAGTCTTAGCTTTTAAGAATCCTGTTGCTTTTGCAGTACCTATATTTGCGCTACTGATAGCAATCGAAGCCTATCTCAATTATAAAGAACGTGCCGACAATTATCTACTTCCAGACGCTGTAGCTAGTATATCAATGGGGTTAGGATCTGTTATTATCGATCTACTGACCAAGTCTATAGCATTGGCTTCTTTTTGGTTAATTTATAACCACTATGGTATCTGGAAAGAAGCGCTATCTTATACCGTGTTGGGTTGGGTTTTATTGTTCTTTTTAGATGATTTTACATTTTATTGGCATCATCGTTTTTCTCATCAAATCCGTGTACTTTGGGCAGCGCATGTCAATCATCATTCTTCACAGCACTATAACCTAAGTACAGCACTGCGCCAAAGTTGGGCAGAGCTTTTTTACAAGTATATTTGGTATATTTGGTTGCCTTTTTTGGGGTTCCATCCGATCATGATACTAACTCAATTATCCATTAGTTTAATTTACCAATTCTGGATTCACACCAAGTACATCCAACGTTTTCCTAGGTGGTTTGAATTTATCTTTAATACGCCTTCACACCACCGAGTACACCATGCCAAGAACATTATTTATTTGGATCGAAATCATGCAGGCATCTTAATTATTTGGGATCGGATGTTTGGTACCTTTATGGAGGAAGACCCCAATGAGCCAGTTATTTATGGCATTACCACCAATATTGACACTTACAATCCCTTGCGCATTGCTTCCCATGAATTTATCAATTTGGGCAAAGACATTCGGAAAGCCCCTAGCCTGATGGACAAACTCAAGTATATTTTTTTGCCTCCTGGATGGAGTCACGATGGCAGTACTGCAACAGCAGATGAAATGCGAGCAGAATGGGAAAAACAGCAAAGCTCCTGA
- a CDS encoding tetratricopeptide repeat protein yields the protein MRLLIHLLLCFICCTQILLGQIKPSVDKMSWDDLISIVDEYQQKGWYAKSLPYALRMRELATDRYAKKGTRYAMILRKTVQASEAVEDWMLSQTIRKELVAISALLYGKKSVDYAEALVHLAKVKMKLGQYKESENLCWQVKNIKLQNPLNQQYYPVQFFNRSIDQIRDKGQRKRAYRVYFEVKIIFIHSLITLSSNYLARGEHQAYELTNESALEETAKLIRYVLNSAGGVISDEVITNLERLFYIFDDCESYKKGEQLYLTTIDLARGSDLYLPLALNLATIYTRIGEYTGARLMYTKLLQRAEEKYGTESLPFAAALADLANFYILLEDSSEAAKLYLKAKGIVLRLQGRESELYLDLNKKLKNVYRFSQQRNE from the coding sequence ATGCGATTACTTATTCACCTATTGTTATGCTTTATCTGTTGTACTCAAATTCTTTTGGGGCAGATCAAACCATCTGTTGATAAAATGTCATGGGATGATTTGATAAGCATTGTAGATGAATACCAACAAAAAGGCTGGTATGCCAAATCATTGCCTTATGCATTGAGAATGCGAGAACTGGCAACAGATCGTTATGCCAAAAAAGGAACAAGATATGCGATGATTTTGCGCAAAACGGTTCAAGCGAGCGAGGCCGTTGAGGACTGGATGCTTAGTCAAACGATTCGAAAGGAGTTGGTTGCCATTTCTGCGCTCTTGTATGGCAAAAAATCAGTGGATTATGCCGAAGCATTGGTGCATTTGGCAAAAGTGAAAATGAAATTAGGGCAGTATAAAGAAAGCGAAAACTTGTGCTGGCAAGTTAAAAACATAAAACTTCAAAACCCGCTCAACCAACAATATTATCCTGTACAGTTTTTTAATCGTTCTATCGACCAAATTAGAGATAAGGGGCAAAGAAAAAGAGCCTATCGGGTTTATTTTGAAGTGAAAATAATTTTTATTCATAGTTTAATTACCTTGTCTTCTAATTATTTAGCAAGGGGAGAGCACCAAGCCTATGAACTGACAAATGAATCCGCTTTAGAAGAAACAGCAAAACTGATTCGTTATGTATTAAATAGTGCTGGAGGGGTGATCTCTGATGAAGTAATTACTAACTTAGAGCGGCTGTTTTATATTTTTGACGATTGTGAAAGTTATAAAAAAGGAGAGCAGTTATATCTAACAACCATTGATTTGGCTCGTGGATCTGATTTGTATTTACCGCTAGCGCTTAATTTGGCAACTATTTATACTAGAATAGGGGAGTACACAGGAGCGAGGTTGATGTACACTAAATTGTTGCAAAGAGCAGAAGAAAAATACGGTACAGAAAGTTTGCCCTTTGCGGCTGCCTTAGCGGATCTGGCTAATTTTTATATCTTACTTGAGGATAGCTCAGAAGCTGCTAAATTATACCTAAAAGCCAAAGGAATTGTTTTGCGATTGCAAGGTCGAGAGAGTGAGCTCTATCTGGATTTGAATAAAAAATTGAAAAACGTTTATAGATTTTCACAACAACGAAATGAGTAA